The following proteins are co-located in the Apium graveolens cultivar Ventura chromosome 5, ASM990537v1, whole genome shotgun sequence genome:
- the LOC141723602 gene encoding uncharacterized protein LOC141723602: MAEVGKQSSMSVELAIQRELEYRKKVASFFQSDECIKDLMPLQVVSSVSFPSLDPGLRSWPGPSSVRTASPCMAPGSSNMFPRPNPNLPPSSACQFSPSSAPGFCPGSSQIPNRPLQPSVFRPSSMPNHYPNPGPRPRPHPTHQTSYSGIKRKATSSFHHQGPHKPKPPQENYIAIDSSGNMFCKLCEVPCTGPLCLKQHLKGHKHKAKLQLLKTDRKNVVEQENKQLRCDLCQIVCSHEDALKMHYQGQKHKARLQALEGGQKVGDKATERPWCGLCEIWCMNEDAFNQHLKGQKHLTRLYSMREQERAMKASCR, encoded by the exons ATGGCTGAAGTGGGGAAGCAGAGTAGTATGAGTGTGGAGCTTGCAATTCAAAGGGAGCTAGAGTATCGGAAAAAAGTGGCAAGTTTTTTCCAGTCAGATGAATGCATCAAAGACCTTATGCCGCTGCAG GTGGTTTCTTCTGTTTCATTCCCAAGTCTAGATCCAGGCCTGAGATCCTGGCCAGGGCCAAGTTCAGTCAGAACAGCAAGTCCGTGCATGGCACCAGGTTCATCTAATATGTTTCCAAGACCAAATCCAAATCTGCCTCCAAGTTCAGCTTGTCAGTTTTCACCTTCAAGTGCTCCAGGGTTCTGTCCAGGTTCAAGCCAGATTCCCAATCGACCATTACAGCCTTCCGTCTTTAGGCCATCATCAATGCCCAATCATTATCCTAATCCTGGGCCAAGGCCTCGTCCACATCCAACTCATCAGACAAGTTACTCTGGCATTAAAAGAAAAGCAACTAGTAGCTTCCATCACCAAGGACCTCATAAGCCAAAGCCACCTCAAGAAAATTACATAGCCATAGATTCATCTGGGAATATGTTTTGCAAGCTCTGTGAAGTACCGTGTACTGGTCCCTTATGTCTGAAGCAACACCTGAAAGGTCACAAACACAAGGCCAAACTGCAGCTGCTGAAGACGGATAGGAAAAATGTCGTGGAGCAAGAAAACAAGCAACTTAGGTGTGACCTATGCCAAATTGTGTGCTCACATGAAGATGCACTGAAGATGCATTACCAGGGTCAAAAGCACAAGGCTAGATTACAAGCTCTAGAAGGCGGACAGAAAGTTGGAGACAAAGCCACTGAACGTCCATGGTGTGGACTTTGCGAAATCTGGTGCATGAACGAAGATGCATTTAATCAACATCTCAAAGGTCAAAAGCATCTCACTCGTCTTTACAGCATGCGGGAGCAGGAGAGGGCAATGAAGGCAAGCTGCAGATGA
- the LOC141723603 gene encoding putative LRR receptor-like serine/threonine-protein kinase At1g74360 translates to MPEERIARPSVTLVLFLIVFAGKYGDSVDTDKEVLLKFRSFLEEKNHFNRGLYTDWNPLDSSPCGWYGISCNNDRVTGINLSNNNIAGNLFGNFSALSKLTYLDLSGNTIEGSIPADLGRCQNLKFLNLSHNLIKGEFNLTGLNNLEILDLAVNRFSGDIKLTFPRVCNSLVVANISLNNLTGEIGNSFDECWNLEYVDLSSNFLTGNINLAFERLKELQVSNNSISGTISPWVFSENCSLEALDLSENLLYGEFPGEIAHCKNLVVLNLWGNSFTGLIPAELGSIMSLQALLLGNNKFNNKIPESLVGLKNLVFLELSKNNFGGDIQEVIGRMTQVKYLLLNENSYTGGLFSSGILNLSNIARLDLSYNNLSGNLPIAFTRMLSLKHLFLASNQFSGNIPLEYGNFPQLQTLDLSYNMLSGSIPPTLGNLNSLLWLMLANNKLTGEIPPELGNCSSLLWLNFENNQISGKIPPELANMGNNATPIFLMNRVDDRITAGSGECSVLKRWIPAEYAPFSFVFTLLTVKKCRGLWDMLLKGYGIFPVCAPGSNVRTNQITGYVLLLNNLLSGEIPPEIGKMRTLSMLQLGINNFDGTLPEEIAQIPLVVFNVTQNKISGEIPVALGRMNCLRNLDLSYNNFSGRFPASLNNLTDLTSFNISYNPYVTGLVPGTGQLATFDNSSFLGNPLLRLPPYIGNNTKESPVISAQPRKNIKFALVVFLAITLAFVACGIMSVLVCIVGRSSNNSPSYLLEDVKERHDTGSVSGGSSPWLSDKVTIIRLDKTEFTHKDIFVATGYFSDDRIIGRGGFGTVYRGVLPDGREVAVKKQQREGPEGEREFRAEMEVLTGNGFGWPHPNLVTLYGWCLDGSEKLLVYEYMVGGSLEELISDRTRLTWRRRIDIALDVARALVFLHHECFPLIVHRDVKASNVLLDKDGKARVTDFGLARVVDAGGSHVSTMVAGTVGYVAPEYGQTWQATTKGDVYSYGVLVMELATGRRAVDGGEECLVEWARRVMGNGRQGRTLVPVGLLVSSRRGEGAQELCELLRIGIRCAAEMPQARPNMKEVLAMLVKISSPTQKGFEV, encoded by the exons ATGCCAGAAGAAAGAATTGCTCGACCAAGTGTCACTTTAGTTCTTTTCTTGATCGTATTTGCAG GTAAATATGGAGATTCAGTGGACACTGATAAAGAAGTCCTGCTAAAATTTAGGTCATTTCTGGAagagaaaaatcattttaacagGGGATTATATACCGACTGGAATCCACTTGATTCTTCACCTTGTGGTTGGTATGGAATCTCATGTAACAATGATCGAGTGACTGGAATCAACCTTTCCAACAACAACATTGCGGGCAATTTATTTGGAAACTTTTCAGCCTTGTCTAAACTCACTTATCTAGACTTGTCTGGGAATACGATAGAAGGCTCAATTCCTGCTGATTTAGGCCGGTGTCAGAACCTCAAGTTTCTGAATCTATCACACAACCTCATTAAAGGTGAGTTCAATCTCACCGGACTCAACAATCTGGAAATTCTTGATCTTGCTGTCAACAGATTTTCAGGAGATATTAAGTTAACTTTCCCAAGAGTGTGCAACAGCTTGGTGGTTGCAAATATTTCTTTAAATAATTTGACTGGTGAAATTGGAAACTCCTTTGATGAATGTTGGAATTTGGAGTACGTTGATTTAAGCTCCAACTTTTTGACTGGAAATATTAATCTTGCATTTGAAAGGCTAAAAGAGCTTCAAGTGTCAAATAACAGCATTAGTGGCACAATCTCACCGTGGGTTTTCTCAGAAAATTGCAGCTTGGAAGCTCTAGACTTGTCAGAGAATCTCTTATATGGGGAATTTCCCGGGGAGATTGCACATTGTAAGAATTTGGTGGTGCTGAATCTGTGGGGAAATAGTTTCACAGGCCTAATCCCAGCAGAGCTTGGGTCAATAATGAGTCTCCAGGCACTTTTGTTGGGTAACAACAAGTTTAACAACAAAATACCAGAGTCTTTAGTTGGCCTCAAGAATTTAGTCTTTCTAGAGTTGAGCAAGAACAATTTTGGAGGTGACATACAAGAGGTGATTGGGCGCATGACGCAAGTGAAATATCTTCTTTTGAATGAGAATTCATATACTGGTGGATTGTTTTCTTCTGGTATTCTCAATTTATCAAACATTGCCCGTCTAGACCTGAGTTATAATAACCTTTCTGGCAATTTACCTATTGCATTCACCAGGATGCTTAGCTTGAAGCACTTGTTTCTTGCTTCCAATCAGTTTAGCGGAAATATACCACTGGAGTATGGGAATTTTCCACAGCTCCAAACCCTTGATCTCTCCTACAATATGCTAAGCGGGTCCATACCCCCAACTCTGGGAAATTTAAACTCCCTGCTGTGGTTGATGCTTGCAAATAATAAATTGACTGGTGAAATTCCACCAGAGTTGGGGAACTGTAGTAGCTTGCTGTGGTTGAACTTTGAGAACAATCAAATTTCTGGGAAAATACCACCTGAATTGGCAAACATGGGCAATAATGCCACACCAATTTTTCTTATGAATCGCGTTGATGATCGTATCACTGCTGGTTCTGGGGAGTGCTCAGTTTTAAAGAGGTGGATACCGGCAGAGTACGCTCCCTTCAGTTTTGTGTTCACACTCCTTACTGTGAAAAAATGTAGAGGCCTATGGGACATGTTGCTTAAAGGGTATGGAATATTTCCAGTTTGTGCACCAGGTTCAAATGTTCGAACAAATCAAATAACTGGATATGTTCTGCTACTTAATAATTTATTATCTGGAGAAATCCCCCCTGAAATTGGGAAGATGCGGACATTAAGCATGTTGCAGTTGGGGATTAATAATTTTGATGGTACACTTCCGGAAGAGATTGCACAAATACCATTAGTAGTGTTTAATGTTACACAAAACAAGATCTCCGGGGAGATTCCAGTGGCATTGGGGCGTATGAATTGCCTCCGAAACCTTGATTTGTCATACAACAATTTCTCTGGAAGATTCCCTGCTAGCTTGAATAACTTGACAGATCTTACCAGTTTCAATATATCTTACAATCCATATGTTACAGGGTTAGTTCCGGGTACTGGGCAGTTAGCAACATTTGATAACTCGTCCTTTCTTGGTAATCCGTTGTTACGCCTGCCGCCTTATATAGGCAACAATACAAAAGAGTCACCGGTTATCAGTGCCCAGCCAAGAAAGAACATTAAGTTTGCATTGGTGGTGTTTTTAGCTATAACACTGGCCTTTGTGGCATGTGGGATTATGAGTGTTTTAGTCTGCATTGTGGGTAGAAGCTCAAATAACTCACCAAGTTATTTACTGGAAGATGTAAAGGAACGACACGACACTGGTTCTGTTTCTGGTGGATCTTCACCATGGTTATCGGATAAAGTCACTATTATACGATTGGATAAAACAGAATTTACGCACAAAGACATCTTTGTAGCTACAGGGTATTTTTCAGATGACAGAATTATAGGAAGAGGAGGATTTGGAACAGTGTATAGAGGAGTTTTGCCAGATGGTAGAGAAGTAGCAGTAAAGAAACAACAAAGAGAGGGCCCTGAGGGAGAAAGAGAGTTTCGAGCAGAAATGGAGGTGCTAACAGGAAATGGCTTTGGTTGGCCTCATCCAAACCTTGTAACACTCTACGGTTGGTGCCTTGATGGCTCCGAAAAATTGCTTGTTTATGAGTACATGGTAGGTGGGAGCTTGGAAGAACTTATTTCAGATCGAACACGTCTCACATGGAGGCGAAGAATTGATATAGCACTTGATGTTGCGCGTGCACTAGTCTTTTTACACCATGAGTGCTTCCCTCTGATTGTTCACCGCGATGTTAAGGCCAGCAATGTGCTTCTTGACAAAGATGGAAAGGCCCGTGTAACGGACTTTGGGCTTGCTAGAGTTGTTGATGCTGGTGGGAGCCATGTGAGCACAATGGTGGCAGGAACAGTTGGTTATGTTGCCCCAGAGTATGGACAAACATGGCAGGCGACGACAAAAGGCGATGTCTATAGCTACGGAGTGCTGGTGATGGAGCTAGCCACGGGAAGGCGAGCAGTGGATGGAGGAGAAGAGTGTTTAGTGGAGTGGGCTAGGAGGGTGATGGGGAATGGAAGACAAGGTAGAACATTGGTTCCAGTGGGGCTATTGGTTTCATCGAGACGTGGAGAGGGGGCACAGGAGTTGTGTGAGTTGCTAAGAATTGGGATAAGGTGTGCTGCAGAGATGCCACAGGCTAGGCCAAACATGAAGGAGGTGCTTGCTATGCTGGTTAAGATTTCATCTCCAACTCAAAAGGGATTTGAAGTCTAG
- the LOC141723604 gene encoding uncharacterized protein LOC141723604, translating into MFYLVVYISCRLIHTFLSSASMGETDTLSVESVRASVNLPDRKTTPCKDFEEKNFELSIMLEKTEFERDIYMNECRETKTRIDELESKIKEMDEQFSETLKIREEYYNVMSELNSAQEDVVVQKEKVLEAQDAKHEALKQAELMETALNIEKQKTEELQGHVSVINDTILCMQLAALEAKKENIAVLSKKQSEIVSATKLVQEAQRELETIRSHQPGSMQTLEKELIKKNLLIDSLQLEVQKANDLQKSAQKATSEAVDNVNQLIADMELLVTENSDKGVQIKFLETELTQLKLDYISTNKDVEIANEYRECLKRAVETADKDSERLNKDVEKAENDTECLNKDVEMLTCKLESIKNELDEISGKEAEAQVEIVFLKSELHKGISKTAAAAAAEERAKLENLTIRQNIKQLESEAEEAYKEIRRLKEEADKRAATGVTDNNVIVSVEEYNALVEKANKEETMTDNRYELETLKKDLEITTARIGEFRTRAEQAAFRAEAAEKGKAALEEHIRRLREQKERRKFAHQAFKEASMTPTYNYKQDLGLPPKTHPPLGLVTFNISLI; encoded by the exons ATGTTCTATCTTGTAGTTTATATATCCTGTAGGCTAATCCATACATTTCTTTCAAGTGCAAGCATGGGAGAGACTGATACACTATCCGTGGAATCGGTCCGAGCTTCGGTTAACTTGCCTGATCGTAAAACAACTCCCTGCAAG GACTTTGAGGAGAAAAATTTTGAACTTTCCATTATGTTGGAAAAGACTGAGTTTGAGAGAGATATTTACATGAATGAATGTAGGGAAACTAAAACAAGGATAGATGAACTTGAATCCAAGATTAAGGAAATGGATGAACAATTTTCAGAAACTCTAAAGATCCGCGAGGAGTATTACAATGTTATGAGCGAGTTAAATTCAGCACAAGAAGATGTAGTTGTTCAGAAGGAAAAAGTGTTGGAGGCCCAAGATGCAAAGCACGAGGCGTTGAAACAAGCGGAATTGATGGAAACTGCTTTAAACATAGAGAAGCAGAAGACAGAAGAGCTCCAGGGGCATGTATCAGTGATCAATGATACTATTCTTTGTATGCAGCTAGCGGCTCTGGAGGCAAAAAAAGAAAACATTGCAGTTCTATCTAAGAAGCAATCTGAAATAGTGTCAGCTACGAAGTTAGTACAAGAAGCACAAAGAGAACTGGAAACCATACGAAGCCATCAACCGGGATCAATGCAAACTCTGGAGAAAGAGCTCATTAAAAAGAACTTACTAATAGATTCGCTGCAGTTGGAAGTTCAGAAAGCTAATGATCTACAAAAGTCAGCTCAGAAAGCTACTTCTGAAGCTGTTGACAATGTGAACCAGCTTATTGCTGACATGGAGCTTCTGGTGACAGAGAATTCAGATAAAGGCGTTCAGATCAAATTTCTGGAAACAGAGTTGACTCAGCTAAAGCTCGATTATATAAGTACAAATAAAGATGTTGAAATTGCAAACGAATACAGAGAATGTCTCAAGAGAGCTGTTGAAACTGCAGACAAAGACAGTGAACGCCTCAACAAAGATGTTGAGAAAGCAGAAAATGACACAGAATGCTTAAACAAAGATGTTGAGATGTTAACCTGCAAGCTTGAAAGTATTAAGAATGAGTTAGATGAGATAAGTGGCAAAGAAGCTGAAGCACAAGTAGAGATTGTATTCCTAAAGTCTGAGCTACATAAAGGAATATCAAAGACAGCAGCTGCTGCGGCAGCTGAAGAAAGAGCGAAGCTTGAGAACCTAACAATTCGCCAAAACATTAAGCAGCTAGAATCAGAAGCAGAAGAAGCTTATAAAGAAATCAGAAGATTAAAAGAAGAAGCAGACAAAAGGGCAGCAACAGGTGTAACAGATAATAATGTCATAGTTTCAGTTGAAGAATACAACGCCTTGGTAGAAAAGGCTAATAAGGAGGAGACAATGACTGATAATAGGTATGAGTTGGAGACATTGAAGAAAGATCTGGAGATCACGACAGCAAGAATTGGGGAGTTTAGGACGCGAGCAGAACAAGCAGCATTTAGAGCTGAGGCTGCTGAGAAAGGTAAAGCAGCACTTGAGGAACATATAAGAAGGTTGAGGGAGCAGAAGGAAAGGAGAAAGTTTGCTCATCAAGCATTTAAGGAGGCATCAATGACCCCAACATACAATTACAAACAAGATCTTGGTCTGCCTCCTAAAACACATCCGCCACTGG GCCTGGTGACATTCAATATATCACTCATTTAA